One window of the Desulfobotulus pelophilus genome contains the following:
- a CDS encoding type II toxin-antitoxin system HicA family toxin: protein MGKKEKLLQRLHSRPKDFTWDELVSLLKALGFEIFQGRGSRCKFIHKETQTIISLHRPHPGNELKMYVMDQVIEKLSEMGVFDERSF, encoded by the coding sequence ATGGGAAAAAAAGAAAAACTACTACAAAGGCTCCATTCCAGACCCAAAGATTTTACATGGGATGAACTGGTATCCCTTCTGAAAGCCCTTGGTTTTGAGATCTTTCAGGGCAGAGGTTCCCGGTGTAAGTTTATCCATAAAGAAACACAAACCATCATCAGTCTTCACAGGCCGCATCCGGGCAATGAACTGAAAATGTATGTAATGGATCAGGTAATTGAAAAATTATCCGAAATGGGTGTCTTCGATGAAAGGTCTTTTTAA
- a CDS encoding type II toxin-antitoxin system HicB family antitoxin codes for MKGLFKYKGFYGSSEISHEDNVLHGKIECIHDLVTYEAETVEALRHAFEEAVDDYLETCKMLGREPERPMSGTFNVRIGEELHKKVSLAAKGSGMSLNDYIKTTLAEKLEKKPELHMHFYWKHEQTSTFSSKSGRETSSRKNVLNFQRRAN; via the coding sequence ATGAAAGGTCTTTTTAAGTACAAGGGATTTTATGGCTCTTCAGAAATAAGCCATGAAGACAATGTGCTGCATGGAAAAATTGAGTGCATCCATGATCTGGTCACCTACGAGGCGGAAACCGTGGAAGCACTGCGCCATGCCTTTGAGGAGGCGGTGGATGATTATCTGGAAACCTGCAAAATGCTTGGCAGGGAGCCGGAGCGTCCCATGTCCGGAACCTTTAACGTGCGCATCGGGGAAGAGCTGCACAAAAAGGTCTCCCTTGCCGCAAAGGGTTCGGGCATGAGCCTCAACGACTATATCAAGACAACCCTTGCTGAAAAACTGGAAAAAAAGCCGGAACTGCACATGCATTTTTACTGGAAGCATGAGCAGACAAGCACCTTTTCTTCCAAATCCGGCAGGGAGACGTCTTCCCGTAAGAATGTCCTGAATTTTCAAAGGAGGGCAAACTGA